A part of Streptomyces sp. NBC_00557 genomic DNA contains:
- a CDS encoding carbonic anhydrase → MAASSATSASPEARPTTPASAFARLMEGNKRWVTGNLQHPDRDPNRRQFVAQEQRPFGAILSCIDSRVPPEVLFDTGLGDLYVMRTGGEAVGPVVTGSVEYGPMTSGTPLIVVLGHQRCGAVKAAYTSLRDGKPLPGNLQAIVKALQPAYQQAVRKGGADPVETMARAQVTLTAADLRSNQDLAPLVRKGALAVVGAYYSLDTGKVEVLAGAPS, encoded by the coding sequence ATGGCCGCCTCGTCGGCGACCAGCGCCTCGCCGGAAGCGCGGCCCACGACGCCCGCCTCGGCGTTCGCGCGACTGATGGAAGGCAACAAGCGCTGGGTCACCGGAAACCTTCAACACCCCGACCGGGATCCGAACCGGCGTCAGTTCGTCGCCCAGGAACAGCGGCCTTTCGGAGCGATCCTGTCGTGCATCGACTCCCGAGTGCCGCCTGAGGTCCTCTTCGACACGGGCCTGGGTGACCTTTACGTGATGCGCACCGGTGGGGAGGCGGTCGGCCCTGTGGTCACCGGCTCTGTCGAGTACGGGCCCATGACGAGTGGCACCCCTCTCATCGTGGTCCTCGGCCATCAGCGCTGCGGTGCCGTCAAGGCGGCGTACACGTCCCTTCGTGACGGCAAACCGCTGCCCGGCAACCTGCAGGCGATCGTTAAGGCCCTGCAGCCGGCGTACCAGCAGGCCGTCCGGAAGGGTGGGGCCGACCCGGTCGAGACCATGGCCCGCGCCCAGGTCACGTTGACCGCGGCCGATCTGCGATCCAACCAGGACCTGGCCCCACTCGTGAGAAAGGGCGCCCTTGCCGTCGTCGGTGCCTACTACTCGCTCGACACCGGCAAGGTGGAAGTCCTGGCCGGCGCACCCTCCTGA